ataaaagtgagaGAAGTGCTCGGAATATTCAGAGCAAGAAGTGAGTGTATTGGGCCAAGGAAAGCCGGAGACCGAGTTACTTTAGTATAGCTTCCCCCAATCTCCCCCTGGAATAGGCGCTTGTGTCGCTCTACGCATGGGCGCAGGAGCCCGGAACCAAAGTGCCACGCTGTGTCGGCTGCGGACTAGGTTTGCTGACGGCTTCCTGTTCCCTGCACGCTTTGCTTGGAGTTTGAAGGCATGGGGAGAACTGGGGCATCGGAGCATTAAGTTGCAGAGCCGCTTTCTGCTGGGACGAGGTGCTTCGCAGAGCTGCAGGAATCGCTGGGCATGTTCCATGTGAGTGAGTTACTTTACTGATACCTACTCTCCAGGCTGCGGATGGGCCGCACATCCAGTAACATGAAACGGGCTCAGCTGTGTCTGTCCTGCTTGGCACCTCCCATGCGCTTTATGTGGCACCGAGGCTCTTTATATTGCTGTACCCCAGTCTTCAGTAACAGGGCCCCCCCTGTCTCCCTGACACCTCCAAATAGCACTGCTGTGCTGAACATGATTGGCTCCTCCTCTCCACTAGTCTATAACCCACAGTGGCTTCCATTAAGCTCAGCCTCTCCcctgcttatttgtgccctttaATAATTGAAACTGTCGGATACTTTCCAAACccaacttgtgctctgataaacttcagtctctctttactgctgcgctgcaagttggactgatatcacccccagcagcccaacagcagaactattggaaggtaaccagataatggctccctggtagatataagaacagcactcagtaaaAATATATGTGTCCCACTGCAACTCATATTCGGTTACACTGAGAAGAAgaaatagcctgtcagaaagtaattccactggctctttctgaaagcacatgaccagacaaaatgacctgagatgcacctacacaccaattttacaactaaataaaatacacttgttgggttaggaatgacattttacatggtagagtgaattatttgcaatgtaaacagtgtcatttagaaataaaactacacaaTGAAAATAATCACTTTTATATGTGGCTTAAGCtccccttccttttttttttaatatagaaatcACTAAGCTTTGACCCTGATTGGCTAATGAAGGGGCACCAATGGCAAAAGCCAAAGTGAAGAAGGACCAATCGCCTTGCAGTGGCTCTCTGGGAAAAACCGCAAATACTCCGAAACAGAAGAGGAAGCAGAAGCAGAGGAAATTCTGGCAAAACCACCCTAAAATCACTACAAAGACAGGAGAAACTAAAAAGGTTTCTCTTCTGCTGCCCCCCAAGGGGCCCCAGGAATTCTCATCCAACTGGAAGGCGCTGCAGGAGGTAAGTGCGCGGGATCCATAAGTAACCGATGTAtctttaaagggggtggttcacctttaagttaaccgttcctatagaatgtcctattcctattAATTTTGtgatttgtcttcattattttttttatcatttttgacaATTTCTATTCTCCTTCTGCCTCTTTGTAGCTATAAagtgggggtcaatgaccccagcagccaaaaattaTTGcgttgtgaggctacaatttattattataactTATTACTTcttattcagttcctctcctattcatattcccatctcacattcaaactactgcctggttgctagggtaagtaactgtagcaaccacatagctgctaAAATGACTAACTGGATAGCTGttgaacagaaagctaaataactaaaaaaaaaaaacaaagaacatttttaaaaaggccaattgcaaactgtcacagaatattgatatatacatcatactaaaagttaatttaaaggtgaaccgcccttttAATAAGTTGTACTGGACTTTCCCATTATAACCAAGCAGAAGGCATTCTGGGAAGGAACCCCAAAATGTTGCCCTTATGAAATACCCCTGCTGCTGTTATATTGTACAACAGGGATCAcatcattattataatatacaagatcCACGTGCAACCGAAATTgcttcactaagcaccgattagaaccgatgacatcactaagcacctattagaactgatgacatcactaatcaccaattagaactgatgacatcactaagcaccgattagaACTGATGACATTATTAAGCGCTGTTTATTTGGATATCCTTTACTGGATATTTATGGCTCCTGTGTATTATTACAGTATCGGGCCAATGTAGCCTTTAATTCTTGTTGTTCTGTTTACGCTTTTAGAGCCGATGCCACAAGGCAAGTGTTAAAAGTTGCGGTAAATTTGCTTATATTCTTCCCTGTCACCTCTGTTTCCTCCCATTAGTTATTGAAGCCAAAGGAAAACCAGGCACTGCCTGCAACAACATTGGCTAAATGCCCTAAGAAAGACCAGAAAGTCTCAGAGAAGAAAACCGAGGAGTCCGTCCCCCAAAAAAGTGGCCACAAAATAAATGGTGGCATAACTAGTGTATCTGCAATAGCAAAGGGAGCCAAGGCACCTTCACAAGCAACACCTACAAAAGCTGCCGAGAAGTCCGACGAGGTGAGCAAAGGAAAGAAACGGAAGATCATGGCGGAGGCCACAGACACGGAGCACCAAGGAAAGAAGCCTCAAGGGGAGGCGCAGCCACAACCTCCAAAGTAAGTTTCCTCCATATTCAACAGGTCTTGTGCCCACTTGTCATAGCGTATTCACGTTGCACTCATTCCCTGCTATGGTTACTTGCTGGTGCAGGGTGGATATCTGGTACGATGATGTGGATCCAGATGACATAGAGGCGGCCCTGGGGCCAGAGGCTGGACGCGTGGCTCGTGAGATGCAAGGGATCACGGACACAAGGTCTCCCACTGTGGATAAGATTCTTGTGAAAGAAAGGGCTTTTGAAGGGTAAGTCGGAACAACGGCATGTTGTAGGGGTGTGTGCTATTGACTGGTTACCAAGCAAGTTCTGTTTCAGGCTCACTCGGACCGTTGCCATGGATTGTGAGATGGTTGGAGTGGGGATGGATGGTGAGGAGAGTATCTTAGCCCGTGTCTCCATTGTCAATCTGTTTGGCAAGTGTGTGTATGACAAGTATGTCAAGCCAACGGAACGAGTGACCGACTATAGGACGGCAGTGAGTGGGATCAGGCCTGAGGACGTGAAGAAGGGTAAGTGCTTCCTCCAGTCTGATCCAAATCTGCACCTCGCTCAGTGATATCTCAACCAACACTAAAATTGCACCTTTGCTGCGTTTCAGGGGAACCCTTTAAAGTTGTT
This Xenopus laevis strain J_2021 chromosome 8S, Xenopus_laevis_v10.1, whole genome shotgun sequence DNA region includes the following protein-coding sequences:
- the rexo4.S gene encoding RNA exonuclease 4 (The RefSeq protein has 1 substitution compared to this genomic sequence), which encodes MAKAKVKKDQSPCSGSLGKTANTPKQKRKQKQRKFWQNHPKITTKTGETKKVSLLLPPKGPQEFSSNWKALQELLKPKENQALPATTLAKCPKKDQKVSEKKTEESVPQKSGHKINGGITSVSAIAKGAKAPSQATPTKAAEKSDEVSKGKKRKIMAEATDTEHQGKKPQGEAQPQPPKVDIWFDDVDPDDIEAALGPEAGRVAREMQGITDTRSPTVDKILVKERAFEGLTRTVAMDCEMVGVGMDGEESILARVSIVNLFGKCVYDKYVKPTERVTDYRTAVSGIRPEDVKKGEPFKVVQKEVSEILRGRTLVGHAVHNDLKILFLDHPKKAIRDTQKYKPFKQKVKSGRPSLKLLCEKILNVKVQTGEHCSVQDAQAAMRLYTMEKKSWEVAIKAKYTGVMPVDRKSKGPQKDKQCPQ
- the rexo4.S gene encoding RNA exonuclease 4 isoform X1 — translated: MAKAKVKKDQSPCSGSLGKTANTPKQKRKQKQRKFWQNHPKITTKTGETKKVSLLLPPKGPQEFSSNWKALQELLKPKENQALPATTLAKCPKKDQKVSEKKTEESVPQKSGHKINGGITSVSAIAKGAKAPSQATPTKAAEKSDEVSKGKKRKIMAEATDTEHQGKKPQGEAQPQPPKVDIWYDDVDPDDIEAALGPEAGRVAREMQGITDTRSPTVDKILVKERAFEGLTRTVAMDCEMVGVGMDGEESILARVSIVNLFGKCVYDKYVKPTERVTDYRTAVSGIRPEDVKKGEPFKVVQKEVSEILRGRTLVGHAVHNDLKILFLDHPKKAIRDTQKYKPFKQKVKSGRPSLKLLCEKILNVKVQTGEHCSVQDAQAAMRLYTMEKKSWEVAIKAKYTGVMPVDRKSKGPQKDKQCPQ